In bacterium, one genomic interval encodes:
- a CDS encoding redoxin family protein, protein MSERKVTMKGNPLALGGEPLQVGQPAPAFTALKADLTPYSPAEDKGKVLIINSVPSLDTPVCQAQTRRFNEAAAS, encoded by the coding sequence ATGTCGGAACGCAAGGTCACGATGAAGGGGAACCCGCTTGCGCTCGGCGGCGAGCCGCTCCAGGTCGGCCAGCCCGCCCCCGCCTTCACCGCCCTCAAGGCTGATTTGACCCCGTACAGCCCCGCCGAGGACAAGGGCAAGGTCCTGATCATCAACTCCGTGCCGTCGCTCGACACGCCGGTCTGCCAGGCGCAGACCCGCCGTTTCAACGAGGCCGCCGCCTCG
- a CDS encoding oligopeptide transporter, OPT family gives METGRSTLPDNAYRKLNAGETYQPLVGAREAMREWTPRSVSMGVFFAALFSAAAAFLGFKVGQVFEAAIPIAILAVGLGQLFPRRSTILENVIVQSIGAASGLIVAGSIFTLPGLFILGLPVDLFKLFLVALFGGVLGVLFLIPLRRYFVKEMHGELPFPEATATTEVLVAGEAGGNQAKVLASAAAVGGLFDFVAIHFQGFAEVFTTRSVSFLEGLATKARMVFKVDVLASVLGLGYIIGLRYSAIICAGSFVSWFLLVPIIGQFGAADPAIAAMNADQVFRNYVRLIGIGGIACAGMLGILRSWRIIASAFGLGFREMFGKKDAAAAAPARTDRDLSMKLVLAALGVAVVALFVFFLFGVLGGQPNAFVQSVIALLVVVVIAFLFTTVAAQATATVGSNPVSGMTLMTLILASVILVSAGLTGTGGMLAALLIGGVVCTALSTVGGFVTDLKIGYWIGATPSVQQRSKLLGTLVASLTVGSVILLLNSVYGFVETPATPHPLPAPQANAMSAVIKSIMSNEPVPWLLFGVGAALILVLQMIKVPALPFALGMYLPQELNTPLLVGGLVAYFVQRSCRGDEKLERARNNRGTLIASGFIAGGAVMGVVAALLKWVKQQFSFDLGVELFHNAEGSGAELLAILFYALLVGYMYWDSRRAKAEA, from the coding sequence ATGGAGACTGGGCGCAGCACACTCCCCGACAATGCCTACCGCAAACTGAACGCCGGCGAAACATATCAGCCGCTCGTCGGCGCGCGCGAGGCGATGCGCGAATGGACGCCGCGCTCGGTTTCGATGGGCGTCTTCTTCGCCGCCCTCTTCTCCGCCGCCGCCGCCTTCCTCGGCTTCAAGGTCGGGCAGGTGTTCGAGGCCGCGATCCCGATCGCGATCCTCGCGGTCGGGCTGGGACAGCTCTTCCCGCGCCGCTCGACGATCCTCGAGAACGTGATCGTCCAGTCGATCGGCGCCGCCTCGGGGCTGATCGTCGCCGGGTCGATCTTCACGCTGCCGGGGCTGTTCATCCTCGGGCTGCCGGTGGACCTCTTCAAGCTCTTCCTCGTCGCGCTCTTCGGCGGCGTCCTCGGCGTGCTCTTCCTGATCCCGCTGCGCCGCTACTTCGTCAAGGAGATGCACGGCGAGCTGCCGTTCCCCGAGGCGACGGCGACGACGGAAGTGCTCGTCGCCGGCGAGGCCGGCGGGAACCAGGCGAAGGTGCTCGCCTCCGCGGCCGCCGTCGGCGGGCTGTTCGACTTCGTGGCGATCCACTTCCAGGGGTTCGCCGAGGTCTTCACGACCCGCTCCGTCTCGTTCCTCGAGGGGCTGGCGACGAAGGCCCGGATGGTCTTCAAGGTGGACGTGCTCGCCTCGGTGCTCGGCCTCGGCTACATCATCGGGCTGCGCTACTCGGCGATCATCTGCGCCGGCTCGTTCGTCTCGTGGTTCCTGCTCGTGCCGATCATCGGCCAGTTCGGCGCGGCCGATCCGGCGATCGCCGCGATGAACGCCGACCAGGTGTTCCGCAACTACGTGCGGCTGATCGGCATCGGCGGCATCGCCTGCGCCGGGATGCTCGGCATCCTCCGCAGCTGGCGGATCATCGCCTCGGCCTTCGGCCTCGGCTTCCGCGAGATGTTCGGCAAGAAGGACGCCGCGGCGGCGGCCCCCGCGCGGACGGACCGCGACCTCTCGATGAAGCTCGTCCTCGCGGCGCTGGGCGTCGCGGTCGTGGCGCTCTTCGTCTTCTTCCTCTTCGGCGTGCTCGGCGGCCAGCCGAACGCGTTCGTGCAGAGCGTGATCGCGCTGCTGGTCGTGGTCGTGATCGCCTTCCTCTTCACGACCGTCGCGGCGCAGGCCACGGCGACCGTCGGCAGCAACCCGGTCTCCGGGATGACGCTGATGACGCTGATCCTCGCCTCGGTGATCCTCGTCTCCGCGGGGCTGACCGGCACGGGCGGGATGCTCGCGGCGCTGCTGATCGGCGGCGTCGTCTGCACGGCGCTCTCCACGGTCGGCGGCTTCGTGACCGACCTCAAGATCGGCTACTGGATCGGCGCGACGCCGTCGGTGCAGCAGCGGAGCAAGCTGCTCGGCACGCTCGTCGCCTCGCTGACCGTCGGCTCGGTGATCCTGCTGCTCAACTCGGTCTACGGCTTCGTCGAGACGCCGGCCACGCCGCACCCGCTGCCCGCGCCGCAGGCCAACGCGATGTCGGCGGTGATCAAGTCGATCATGTCGAACGAGCCGGTGCCGTGGCTCCTCTTCGGCGTCGGCGCGGCGCTGATCCTCGTGCTGCAGATGATCAAGGTCCCGGCGCTGCCGTTCGCGCTGGGGATGTACCTGCCGCAGGAACTGAACACGCCGCTGCTCGTCGGCGGCCTCGTCGCCTACTTCGTGCAGCGTTCCTGCCGCGGCGACGAGAAGCTGGAGCGGGCCCGCAACAACCGCGGCACGCTGATCGCCTCCGGCTTCATCGCCGGCGGCGCCGTGATGGGCGTCGTCGCCGCGCTGCTGAAGTGGGTGAAGCAGCAGTTCAGCTTCGACCTCGGCGTCGAGCTGTTCCACAACGCCGAGGGGTCCGGCGCCGAGCTGCTGGCGATCCTCTTCTACGCGCTGCTGGTCGGCTACATGTACTGGGACTCCCGGCGGGCGAAGGCCGAGGCCTGA
- a CDS encoding CPBP family intramembrane metalloprotease — MNLARVVSVRPKMRPWALMGANYFLLVAASIALANVVVHLGGEALRGKVVVLAPRSVVGGVAAVAVDALILALLCAVSKYGAEARDGRLRVRWKLFGYGVLFGLAMQALSWDQFVGLSPSAFLARVAHAPHPTAAAAVTLLFAASCAVGAPIFEEIFMRGLLFDSFAKHYSIAAAVILNAVCFSSLHWEQWNIPLAIMSFVLGVVFAVVRHRAGNLSFGYGAHIAFNATYVFVLLSGGGNAPPEVADLLK, encoded by the coding sequence ATGAACCTCGCGCGCGTCGTTTCCGTCCGCCCGAAGATGCGCCCCTGGGCGCTGATGGGTGCCAACTACTTCTTGCTGGTTGCCGCGAGCATTGCGCTTGCGAACGTCGTCGTTCACCTCGGGGGGGAGGCGCTGAGGGGGAAAGTCGTAGTCCTGGCGCCGCGGTCCGTGGTCGGTGGCGTCGCCGCTGTCGCTGTAGACGCACTGATTCTGGCTCTGCTTTGCGCGGTGTCGAAGTACGGCGCTGAGGCGCGCGACGGGCGCTTGCGCGTGCGCTGGAAGCTCTTCGGCTACGGGGTGCTCTTCGGTCTGGCGATGCAGGCGCTCTCTTGGGACCAGTTCGTCGGCCTGTCTCCCTCGGCGTTCTTGGCGAGAGTCGCCCACGCCCCGCATCCGACGGCGGCCGCCGCAGTCACGCTCCTCTTTGCCGCGTCGTGCGCAGTAGGAGCGCCGATCTTCGAGGAGATCTTCATGCGGGGTCTCCTCTTCGACAGCTTCGCGAAGCACTACTCGATTGCCGCGGCCGTCATCTTGAACGCGGTGTGCTTCTCGTCCCTCCATTGGGAACAGTGGAACATCCCGCTTGCCATCATGTCGTTTGTTCTGGGCGTTGTATTCGCCGTAGTGCGTCATCGTGCGGGAAATCTGAGTTTTGGCTACGGCGCGCACATCGCGTTCAACGCGACGTACGTCTTCGTGCTGCTTTCGGGCGGCGGAAATGCGCCGCCGGAGGTCGCCGACCTCCTCAAATAG